ATCCAGGCGTTAGGCAACTGGGGCGACCAGGAAGTGCAGGAGAGCGTCGACGAGATGATCGACTACTACGTCGACGAGATCCGGAAGGTGCGACCCCACGGCCCGTACATCTTCTTCGGCGTGTCGCTCGGCGGTGTCATCGCGCTCGAGATCGCGCAGCGCATGCTGGCGCTCGGCGAGGAGGTGCGCATGCTCGCGATGTACGACACCTACGGACCGGGCTACCCGAACTACACGCGGTACGGGCGCGTCGTGAGCTTCCTCCTCGAGCACGGCGGCATCCAGCTGACCCGGCTGCGCCGCATGCTTGTCGTGGACCCGCCGGCGCCGGGGCAGGAGCGGACGCGCTTCCGCGCGGCCCGCGTCCTCCTGTGGAAGATCCGCGACACGGCGCACTTCTGGTACCTCAACACGCGCCGCAATTACCTGTACTGGCGGTGGGAGCACCGCAGCCCGCCGCGCGACTTCAAGATGCCCGTGAACCTCACGCGGTTCCGGCTCGCCACGCGGCGCATCTTCCGCGACTACGCGCCGCGCTTCTATCCCGGAAAGCTCACGTACTTCCGCGCGGCGATCCGTCCCGCGGGCATCGTCGAGGATGCGGCGAACGGGTGGGGCGGGATGGCCGCGGCGCTGGAGGTGATCGACGTGCCCGGAGGGCACACGTCGGGGCTCAAGCCGCCGCTCGTGACCGGCACCGCGCGGGAGTTCCTCGCGGCGCTCGCGCGGGACGAGGCGCGGCGGGCGAGAGACGACGCGGCGTGACGTTCGAGCCGGCGGCGGGGCATCGGCGTTCGCGTGGGCGCGCGTCGTGAGCACGACGATCCCCACACCGGCCGACGTCGTCGTGCTCCACGACGACACCGCGCTCGCCCGCGCGACCATGCGGCGCGTCAGCATGCGGATCCTGCCGTTCCTGCTCGTGCTGTTCGTCTGCAACTACGTCGACCGCGCGAACATCGGCATCGCGGCGCTGCAGATGAACGGCGACCTCGGGCTCAGCGCGAGCGCGTACGGCTTCGGCGCGGGGATCTTCTTCGTCGGCTACGCGCTGTTCGAGGTGCCGAGCAACCTCGCGCTCGCGCGATTCGGCGCGCGCCGGTGGATCGCGCGCATCGTCATCACGTGGGGGCTCGTCGCGGCGGCGCTCGCGTTCGTGCGCACGGGGACGCAGTTCGCCGCGCTCCGCTTCCTGCTCGGCGCCGCCGAGGCGGGGTTCTTCCCGGGGATCATCTACTACCTGAGCCTGTGGTACCCGGCGTCGCTGCGCGCGCGGTCGTACTCGCGCTTCATCGTCGCCGTGCCGATCGCCGCGCTCGTCGGCAACCCGTTAGGCGGCTGGCTGCTCGGCTTCGATCGCGTGCTGGGGCTGCGCGGGTGGCAGTGGCTCTTCCTGCTCGAGGGGATCGCGTCGGTGGGACTCGGCCTCGCCACGCTGCGCCTCCTCACCGACCGGCCCGCGGACGCGCGGTGGCTCTCCGCCGGGCAGCGCGACTGGCTCGCGGCGCGCATCCGGCGCGACGAGGACGCGAGCGCCGCGCCGCGCGGCACCGAGCACGGCGCCCCGCTCCGCGCGCTCGCGCAGCCGACGGTGCTGCTCGCGGCGGTGATGTACTTCCTCCCCGCGGTCGGGTTCTGGGGCTACCTGTACTGGTCGCCGCTCGTCGTGCGCGACGCGCTGCACGCCAGCCCGGTCGCGACGGGGCTCATCACCGGCGCGATGGGGTGTGCGGCGGCGCTCGCGATCCTCGCCGTCGGCGCGAGCTCCGATCGCACCGGCGACCGCTGGCGGCACATGATCGGGTCGCTGAGCGTGATGGGGCTCGGCTACCTCGGCGCCGCGCTGCTGCCGTGGCCCGCGGCGCGCGTGGCGTCGCTCGCGCTCGTGCTGATCGGCGACCAGACGTTCGTCGTCGTGTTCTGGTGCCTGCCGAGCACGATCCTGCGCGGCAGCGCGGCCGCGGCGGCGATCGCGTTCATCAACTCGTTCGGCAACCTCGGCGGGCTCGTCGGGCCCTACCTCATCGGCCGGTTCAAGGACGCGACGGGCGGCACGACCGCGGCGTTCCTCCTCCTGGCGGTCCCGTCGCTCGTCGCGGCGGCGCTGTGCCTCGTGCTGCGGCGGCGGTTCAGGACGTCGGCCGCCGAGCGTTAGGCCCCTCCACCTCGGCCAGCCAACCGCGGCGGAGCTGCGCCGCCGGCACGCTGCTCAGGTACGGCTTGATGTCGACGACCGGCGTGCCGTCGAGCATGTCCACGCCGCGCACGCGGAGCCGGTCGCCGTCGCGGCCGAGCAGCTCGACGACCGTGAGGCCTAACGGATTCGGTCGCCGCGGAGAGCGGGTCGCGAACACACCATGCTCGCGGTCGTCCACCGGCGGCCGCCCGACGAGGTCGTAGCCCTCGGCACGGTGGAAGATCCAGAGCACGTAGAGGTGGGAGAAGCCCTCGATGTCCAGGAGGCCCGCCGCGAACTCCGGCAGGATCTCCAGCACACCCACCGCGTCGTGCTTCGCGCCGGGGCCCTTGGGGATCTGCGACGTGTCCGTGTAGGGGCTGCGGACCGTGCCGATCGGCCGAAGCGCGACCGGATCCACCTCAGGCCTCCGCGCCGGCGGGCCGCCCGGCCTCGCGCGCGACGACGCGCTCGAGCATCTCGATCTTCTGCCAGATCTTTCCCGAGAGACCGGTGACGAGCGTCTCGATCTCGTTCACCGCGCCCAACACGACCGGGTCCGTGAAGTGCTGCACGAACAGCGCGGCGAGCTTGCTCGTGAGCGACAGCAGCTCGCTGCAGTAGTCGAGGTAGCGTCCGAGCTCCGGCGGCGTCATGGTGCGCACCGGCGACGCGGCGGTGTCCTCGCGCGCCACCCCCACCTCCTCCGCGAGCGCGACGAGCTCCGCGCTCACCTCACCGAGCTCGGAGTCCGGGAAGCGCTCGGCGACGCGGTCGCGGAGCCGTCGCAGCGTGGCGTCGATCTCGGACGCATCGAGCTGGCGGTAGCGCCCGGGCTGCGTGGTCACGTCGACAGGACCTGTCGCTGTTCTGCTTCGACAGGATGAACGGAATGAACAGGATGAACACCAACAAGAGTCGCGGAGTCGGCTTTCATCCTGTTCATTCTGTTCATCCTGTCAAAACCTCAGAGGTGTCGTTCGTTCCTGTCAGCGCGGATCCAGCTTCCGCCCCGCGTTCAGGTTGTCCCAGTGCAGCATCGCGTTCAGCACGAGCGGGTA
This DNA window, taken from Gemmatirosa kalamazoonensis, encodes the following:
- a CDS encoding MFS transporter; the encoded protein is MSTTIPTPADVVVLHDDTALARATMRRVSMRILPFLLVLFVCNYVDRANIGIAALQMNGDLGLSASAYGFGAGIFFVGYALFEVPSNLALARFGARRWIARIVITWGLVAAALAFVRTGTQFAALRFLLGAAEAGFFPGIIYYLSLWYPASLRARSYSRFIVAVPIAALVGNPLGGWLLGFDRVLGLRGWQWLFLLEGIASVGLGLATLRLLTDRPADARWLSAGQRDWLAARIRRDEDASAAPRGTEHGAPLRALAQPTVLLAAVMYFLPAVGFWGYLYWSPLVVRDALHASPVATGLITGAMGCAAALAILAVGASSDRTGDRWRHMIGSLSVMGLGYLGAALLPWPAARVASLALVLIGDQTFVVVFWCLPSTILRGSAAAAAIAFINSFGNLGGLVGPYLIGRFKDATGGTTAAFLLLAVPSLVAAALCLVLRRRFRTSAAER
- the tsaA gene encoding tRNA (N6-threonylcarbamoyladenosine(37)-N6)-methyltransferase TrmO; this encodes MDPVALRPIGTVRSPYTDTSQIPKGPGAKHDAVGVLEILPEFAAGLLDIEGFSHLYVLWIFHRAEGYDLVGRPPVDDREHGVFATRSPRRPNPLGLTVVELLGRDGDRLRVRGVDMLDGTPVVDIKPYLSSVPAAQLRRGWLAEVEGPNARRPTS